The nucleotide sequence GGCGTTGACCTGACGGGGGAGCAGCGGCGCATTGGCGGGCAGGTCCGGGCGGGCGAAGAGCTCTCCCAGATGCGTCCAGGCGCCGAGAACGGCGGCGCGGCGGCCGCGGATGCGCAGCCCCAGCATGGACGGCTCCAGCTCGACGGCGACCTCGGGCACCGAGACCTCGCCGACGCCGACCTCGATCGGGCGCTGCAACTCGGCGCGCAGCGCCCCGCACAGGCGGGCGGCGGCGTCCAGACGGGCGGGCGGCTCATCCACCAGGCCGTAGTCGAAGTAGGCGGCCAGCAGCAGCTGCTCGGGGTCGGGATCGGCGAGTACCAGCCAGTCGTGGCCGGCGGCGCTGGCCCAGGAGCCGACGTCGCCGACGTCCGGGGGCGCGACAGGGCTGGGCGCGGGGGAAGCGCTCGCGGTGGGGGCGTTCGCAGGGCTGATGCCGTATCCGCCGTCGCTCATGGGGGTCCTTCCTGCGCCGCGGCCGGGAACCGCGCACACTCGCAGGCTACTCGGGTGAGCCCGCGCCGCCATGGGCAGCGGTGCCCACGGGCGAGTTGCCGACCTCGGCGGGGAACGGCGGGGCTGCTCCGGGACGGATCGACGCGACGGACGGGCGCCGGACGGCTAGGCTGGAGACGTGAAGATCCTGCTGCTGGGGTCCGGCGCGCGCGAGCACGCCCTGGCCCGCGCCCTCGCTTCCGACCCCGCCACCACCGAACTCGTCGTCGCCCCCGGCAACCCCGGCACGGCCGACATCGCCACCAACATCAAGATCGACCCCACCTCCCCGGAGGAGGTGGTGGACCTGGCCACCCAGATGGCCGCCGACCTGGTCGTCGTCGGCCCGGAGGCGCCACTGGTCGCAGGGGTCGCCGACGCCGTCCGTGACGCCGGCATCCCGGTCTTCGGCCCCGGCGCCGAGGCCGCCCAGTTGGAGGGCTCGAAGTCCTTCGCCAAGCGGGTCATGGCATCGGCCGGCGTGCCCACCGCCGACTCAGTGACCTGCACCACCGAGGCCGAACTGGACACCGCCCTGCGTAACTACGACGCCCCCTACGTCGTCAAGGATGACGGCCTGGCCGCCGGCAAGGGCGTGGTAGTCACCTCCGACCTCGAGGCCGCCCTCGCCCACGGGCGCGCCTGCCTGGCGAAGGAGAACGGCACCGTCGTCGTCGAGGACTACCTGGGTGGCCCGGAGGTCTCCCTGTTCTGCGTCTGCGACGGCGCCACCGTCCGCCCACTCGCCCCCGCCCAGGACTTCAAGCGGCTCGGCGACGGCGACGTCGGCCCCAACACCGGCGGCATGGGCGCCTACACGCCGCTGACCTGGGCACCCGATGACCTGACCGAGCAGGTGCTGCGCGAGGTCGCCCAGCCGGTGGTGGACGAGATGGCCCGCCGCGGCACCGCCTTCATCGGCCTGCTTTACTGCGGCCTCGCCCTGACCGACAAGGGCCTGCGCGTGGTCGAGTTCAACGTCCGCTTCGGCGACCCCGAGACCCAGGCCGTCCTGGCCCGCCTCGACTCTCCGCTGGCGCAGCTGCTGCTGGCCGCCGCCACCGGCCGCCTGGCCGAGGTCCCCGCCCCGCGCTGGTCGGAGCAGGCCGCCGTCGACGTCGTCCTGGCCGCCCCCGGCTACCCCGGCACCGTCACCACCGGCGGCCTGATCACCGGCATTCCCGACGCCGAGGCCCTGGACGGCGTCCACGTCCTGCACGCCGGCACCGCCCGCGACGACGACGGCAACCTGGTCGCCTCCGGCGGGCGGGTGCTGTCCGTGGTCGCCCTGGGGGACACGGTCGCCGACGCCCGCGCCCGCGCCTACGAGGCCGTCGCCAAGATTCACCTCGACGGCGCCCAGTACCGCACCGACATCGCCGCCGGGCGCTGAGCCGGCGCAGTTGGCCGTGCCCATCGCCGTCGGCACCAGGCGGTGGCAGGATGGACTCATGAGCGTAACCAGCAGCCCTGACGCCGCCGCCCCGCCGGGAGCCGCACAGTCGCCGTCGGCCCCCGGCCTGCCCGGCTGGAGCCACGTCTCCTCCGGCAAGGTGCGGGACGTATACGCCCCCGCCGGTGCCGGCCCCTGGGCCGGGCGCGACGTGCTGCTTATTGTCGCCTCCGACCGCATCAGCGCCTACGACCACATCCTGTCCACCCCGGTGCCGGACAAGGGCAAGGTGCTCACGGCACTGTCCGTGTGGTGGTTTGAACAGCTGGCCGACATCGTCTCGAGCCACCTGGTGAGCCTGGACGTGCCGGCCGCGGTAGTCGGCCGCGCCATGATCTGCCGCCGCCTGGAGATGTACCCGGTTGAATGCGTCGCTCGCGGCTACCTCACTGGCTCCGGCCTCGCCGAGTACCGCTCCTCCGGCACCGTGTGCGGCCTGTCCCTGCCCGCGGGCCTGACCGAGGCCTCGCGCCTGCCCGAGCCGATCTTCACCCCCGCCGCCAAGGCCGAGCTCGGCGAGCACGATGAGAACGTCTCCTTCGAGCGCGTGGTGGACATGGTCGGCCGCGAGGCGGCCGAGGCGCTGCGCGAGACCACCCTCGCCCTGTACGCCCGCGCCGCCGACATCGCCCGCGACCGCGGCATCATCCTGGCGGACACCAAGTTCGAATTCGGCCAGGACCCCGCCACCGGTGCCCTGATCCTGGGCGACGAGGTTCTCACCCCCGACTCCTCCCGCTTCTGGCCCGCCGACGCCTGGGAACCGGGCCGCCCCACCCCCTCCTTCGACAAGCAGTACGTGCGCGACTGGCTCACCTCCCCAGCATCCGGCTGGGACCGCCGCTCCGGCGAGGCCCCTCCCGCCCTGCCCGACGACGTCGTGCAGCGCACCCGGCAGCGGTACCTGGAGGCCTATGCGCGCCTGACCGGCAAGCCACTGGACCTGGGCGCATGACTGCGCCGATGAGTTCCGGACCCGCCGTCGATGCCCCCGGCACGACCCGCAGCTTCCACCCCGGCCCCGGCTTCGTGATCGCGCTGGTCGCCGTCGGCGCGGTGCTGCTGCTGGCGCTGGCGGCGGCCGTCTCCAGCGCCTTCGGCGCCCGGGGGCTATCCGCCATCCTCGGCGGCGTGGCGCTGGTGATAGTTGGCCTCGGGCTGCTGCTACTGCTGCGCGTGCCCGCGCGAAGCCTCGTCGTCAACGCGCCCCGGCTACGGCTGGAGCGCAATCGGGCGCGGATGGCGCGGCGGCGTGGGACGCAGCAGGCCGCCGCGCCGGGGCGTCCGGAAGAAAATGCGCCGTTGACGGTGCCCGGCACCGACCTGATCATTCCGGACTCCGGCGGGCGTAGGGAGCTGATCACCCTCGACGTCGTGAGCGGGCCGCTGACCACCGCGCTGGCCGCCACCGGTGCGGGGCGGAAGGCCGACGAGCTGCTGGCTGGAACCACTGCGGGAGAGACGATGATCCGGGTTGCCCAGCTGCTCGCGGGCACGCTCGGCTTCCTGCTGCTCGCCCTCGGGCTCGCCTCGATCCTCGGGCAGGTGATCGCGTGACGCCGCTGCGCGACCGGCGCCCGGAGCATGAGCGCGGCCCCGTCGACTGGGGCACTGGGGCACGTGCCTCGGCCTACGCGGGAGACCGTGGCGGATACACGCATGCGGGCGTCGGCGGGGACACCGCGCCAGACGTGGACTGGGGGTCCCCGATCGCCGATGACGCGCCGCGCACACGTCGGAGCGCTCCCGGGACCGATTGGGGCGTAGGACGCGGCCCTGCACCCGTCACCACCGGCACGCCCGGACGGACTCCCTGGCCGCAGGTGGTGCGCCGACAGCGCCTGGCGGGTGTGCTGTTCGCGCTGGCCGGCCTGGCCCTGGCCACCTGGTCCGCGATGCACCTGGCCACCAACGCCGAGGCGGGGCATCCGTGGCTGCCGCCGTGGCTGGTGGTGGTGCTCGGCGGCGCCGGCCTGGTCTCCGCCGCCGGATACCTGGCCTGGGCGGGCGGTACCGCCGTGCGCAATGAGGCCGAGCGATGGGAACCCACGGTCGTGGACGCCGCGGCGGGACTGACCGACGGAACGGTTGACGTGGCCGACCCGCACCACCTGCTGTCGGCCTCAAGCACTGCGGAGCGCGCACTGCCCCCGGGACGGCAGGGCCCGGGCGTGTCCGGCGCGGACGGAGTGCGCGTGGACTCCGGGCCCAAGCCGGTGATGGGCACCTCGACCATGGACCAGTCGGTGCACGCCCCGGCGGGCGTGGCCGGGGCGGTCGGCGGGTTCATGCTCGCAGCCGCAGTGGTGTGCGCGATCCTGGCGCTGGTGCTGGGGACCGAGTGGCTGCTGGGTACCGTGGCGCTGGCGCTCGGCGGCATCCTCGCCGTCCGCCTGGCCGGCGACTGGCTCGGCACGATCTAACCCGCCGAGATCGGTAGAAGTTGCGGGCGCCGCCGGTTTACGTGGTCGCGGGCGGGTAGGCTGAGCCCGGACCCGCTCCCGCCCGACCGCATCCAGGAGGACCGATGGGACGCATCGTCGTCGAGGTCATGCCCAAGCCCGAGATCCTTGACCCGCAGGGCAAGGCCGTCATGGGCAATCTCCCACGCCTGGGATTCGACCAGTTCACCGGCGTGCGCCAGGGCCGGCGCTTCGAACTGACTGTCGAGGGCCCGGTCACCGAGGAGCATCTGGCGGCCGCCGCCGAGGCCGCGGAGAAGCTCCTGTCCAACCCGATCATTGAGGACGTCGTCTCCGTCAGCGCCGCGCCGGCCGACGGCACGGACGCTACATCCAACTCCGAGGAGGCCTGAGTGACCCGCATCGGCGTCATCACCTTCCCCGGCACGCTCGACGACGTCGACGCCGCCCGCGCGGTCCGGCTTGCCGGGGCTGAGCCAGTCTCCCTGTGGCACAAGGACGCGGATCTTCACGGCGTTGACGCCGTGGTGGTTCCGGGCGGCTTCTCCTACGGCGACTACCTGCGCTGCGGCGCAATCGCCCGCTTCGCCCCCGTCATGGATGAGGTCATTGTGGCCGCCGAGCGGGGCATGCCCGTGCTCGGCATCTGCAACGGCTTCCAGGTGCTGACTGAGGCTCACCTGCTGCCCGGAGCGCTCATCCGCAACAACCACCAGAAGTTCATCTGCCGCGAGCAGCGCCTGCGCGTGGAGTCCACCACCACCGCCTGGACCAACCTGTTCGAGGAGGGGGAGGAGATCGTCGTCCCGTTGAAGAACGGCGAGGGCAACTTCATCGCCTCCCCCGACGAGCTGGACCGCCTGGAGGGTGAAGGGCTCGTCGTCTTCCGCTACCTGGACAACCCCAACGGCTCCGCGCGCGACATCGCCGGCGTACGCAACCAGCGCGGCAACGTCGTCGGCCTAATGCCGCACCCCGAGCACGCCGTCGAGCCCGGCTTCGGCCCGGACTCTCCGGCCGGCGCCCGCCAGGGCGTGGACGGGCTGCGCCTATTCCAGTCCGCCATCAGCGCGCTGGTCGGGGCCTGAGCATCACTCCGGTTCCGTTCGGCTCTCATCCACATTGCCTGTGGATAACTTCTTGTGAGCCAGACCTTGCGGGTCGACTGGCCCGGAGTGCGGACGCCGTCGGCGCGAGCGCCGAGGTTGCGGCCACACCGCCGGTAACCGGCTCACTGCCGCGGATGCGCTGCGATTCACTCGGCTCGCGCGCGGCAGTAAAAACGCGTCATTTCAACGATTTGACGGCGCCGTCGGCGTTGCGGTAGTGGGGCGAAAGCGGAGTCGGAGCGAGGCGCCGGGGCGCTCCCTGGATGCGCGGGCCTGCGCCCAGGAGCCAACCCACAGGTTGATCGGCGTCATTTCCGTCGTCTCCCGGGCTGTGCACAAAGCTGTGGAAAATTTCTGTGGATAACCTTGCGGGCGGCCCTGCGCGAGCCTGCCGGGGCAGTTGTGACAGGGGTCTCCCAGGGCCGCCAAAGCCATGTGCTACTGGTCACTCCAGGGCGCGGGCGATGGCGTCCACCAGCTCCAGCAGGTGCCGGTCGGGCAGAAAATCCCGGCGCACCGACTCGTGCGCCGCCAACCCCATGTCACGCGCCCGCTCCGGGAAACGCAGCACATCGGCGACGGCCTGCGCCCATGCGGCCCCATTGGCGGGGTCCACCAGAACGCCGTCGACGCCGTCGTCGATCTGGTCCTGGATACCTCCCACCGCGGAGGCGACCACGGGTGCCTTCTTCCACATGGCCTCAGCCACCGGCAGCCCGAAGGCCTCCACTAGGGAGCGCTGCGTGACCACATTGGCCACCCGCTGAACAGCGTTCACCACGATCGCGTTGACGTCCCGGTCATGCATGGGGATGGCCGCGATGTGCACGCGCGAGGCCACAGAGTCCGGCAGCAGGTCCCAGCGATCCAGCACCTCCCCCAGCACCGCAGCGGATTCAGCGTCGCGGTTGGGATCCGGGTCCGGCCCTACCAGCAGCAGGTGCGCATCTGCGGGCAGCTGGGCGACATTCTCCGCAAAGGCGTCTACCAGCTCCTTGCCGCCCTTCAGACGGTCCCAGCGGGACACCTGGGCGACCACGCGCACTCCCTGTGGCACAGGCAGCCCCGCGCCCGCCAGCGATGGCAGCTCGCCCAGGGAGTCAGGGCGCCCGTCCTCGTGCACGAAGGCCACGGCGTCGAAGGGGGGCTCGCCGTCGAACACACCCGCCAGGCGCGCCACCGACCAGGCCTCATCCAGGTCCAGCACCCGGTTCTTCGGGGAGTCGGGGTTGATCGAGGGGGCAATCACCACGCAGCGCTCAGGTTCCACGAAGGGCGGGCGGTAGTTGGGGCGGGAGACGACCACGAGGTCGACTTCCTCCAGGTAGCGGTCCAGGAAGGCCCACGCGTGCTGGCCGGTGTCGCCAGTGTCCTGGGCGCCCAGGTGGCAGCGCCAGATGACGGTTGCGCCGGCGGCCTTCAGCGCCTTCGCCAGGCCGGCCGTGGGCGGGTCGTGCAAGATCACCACGTCGCCGTCGCGGATCTCGTCGACGACGTTCTCCGCGTTGGAGGCGATGACGTGCTCGTAGATGTCGCGCTGCTTCTCCGCGAGCTTGCCGCCGTCGCCGCGGTCGCCGTGAATGCCGGCGTGCAGGCGCGCAGCGATCGTGTTGAACTCGCGCGGCGCGTCCAGCACCAGCCAGCGGGCGTCGATCCCGATGTCCAGCGCGTAGCCGACCAGCGGGGCGACGATCTCCGCCGGCCCCGACGCCGCTGCCGAGGTGGGAGTGATGGTCCAGACGGTGCGTCCCTCCAAGAGGGTTTGCGCCGCGGTGACGCCGGCACGCAGGCGTCGGGTAGCGACCTCATCCAGGTGGCTCTCGAGGTCCGACAGGGGGAGCGGGGCGACGTCGATGGTTCTCATGTCCCGATACTGCCCCAAACCCGTGTGATGCGCAGCACTTTCGACGGCGTGCCGTGCGCATCGACTTGTCGTGTGGCGCTCAGTCGCCGCTGTGCCCTTGCGCGGCGGGGCGTGAGGGTAGCGGCATAACAAGTGCACGTGGGCTGCGCCGACCCGCAAACGTGCCCTCCGCCCTCGCCGTTTCTGAAGGGAACCTAGTTATGAGCCAGACTCCGAGTACCCCTTACCCAGGCCAGCCGTATTCCGCGCCGCAGCCTGCCGGATACGGGCCGGCTTCTGGCCCGTACGGGCCTGCCGCGATGCCCGGCTATGCGCAAGCGGCGCAGGCTCCTGCCTACGGCAATGGGCAGCCGGGATACAGCCAGCAGCCGTATGCGCAGCAGACGGCGTACCCCAGCCCCGCCTACAACGTCCCGTATGGGCAGGCGGAGTACATGCAGCCCAAGTCGAAGGCCGCGGCGGCGGTGCTGGCCTTCTTCCTCGGCGGCGCCGGCGTGCACAACTTCTACCGTGGACAGACCCGTCGGGGCATCGCTCACCTGTGCCTAATCGTCGCGATGATCGCGCTGTTCGTTATCGGCGGCATCATCATTGTGGCGAATACGGATGACTACGGATACACGCCGGATGGGCCCTCCATCGCGGCCGGATTCACGTTCTTCTTGTCCTGGACCGTCGTTGCTGCTAACAGCATCTGGGCCTTCGTCGAGTTCATCATGATCCTGGTCTCCAACGACGGCAGTCTCGAGTGAAGGCGCGCCGCGTCGTCTCCGCAAGGTAATCACCGCCGAGGTCGGTGGAAGGTACGTGCCGAGGTCGGTAGATGTGGCTGTCCGGGCGGGTTTTGGCGGCGCGGTGATCCGGGTCGGTTACTCTTCCGCTGAAGGAGCCGATTGTGGAGACACTGCATGGGTTCGACGAGCGCGTCGGGGAGTTTCAGGTCAACTCGGTCCCCGGCGAGCCGGTATTCGGGCTGCCCGCGTCGCTGGAGGAGAAGGTGATGCCGCGCGTCGGCGTGCTGCGGCCCTTCTATGGGGACACGATCGCCTACTTCCTCGACGATCGGGTGCGGGAGCTAGCCGGGGAGATCGCACATGACCTCCACGGTCGTTTCGGCGAATCGCTGTCGCGGCCGCTGCCCATTGAGATGGCGCATGTGACGCTCCACGATCTGCATGCCGGCCCGGACCGGGCGCAGGTGTGGCCGCTGGTGGAGGCCGACGCGGGGAAGGCCGCGGAGCTGGTTGCGCGGGCGCGCGCGGTCGGTCCGATCCGCACCAGGTGCACGACGGTCTTCAATCTGGTGAACACGAGCGTCGTCGTCGGGATCAGAGCGGCGGATGAGGACGAGCACCGCAAGCTGCTTTCGGCTCGTGCCCTGTTTGACGAGATCGTCCCCTCCGGGCCGTTCACGCCCCACATCACGCTTGCCTACTACCGGCCGACGGCGCCCACGCCGCTGGCGCCCGGCGCACTGCGCGCCGCGCTCAGCGAGTTCACCGCACGGGTCACGGGCACGCCCGTCATGCTCGCCCCCGAGCGTCTGCACGTACTGCACTTTGACTCGATGGGCAACTACTGGCCGGCTCAGTTGTTGCCCCTGGCGCCGTCGTAGTCCGCGGCCGGGCGCGTGCGCACCGCGTCGGGGCGCAC is from Actinomyces sp. 432 and encodes:
- a CDS encoding PsbA protein translates to MTPLRDRRPEHERGPVDWGTGARASAYAGDRGGYTHAGVGGDTAPDVDWGSPIADDAPRTRRSAPGTDWGVGRGPAPVTTGTPGRTPWPQVVRRQRLAGVLFALAGLALATWSAMHLATNAEAGHPWLPPWLVVVLGGAGLVSAAGYLAWAGGTAVRNEAERWEPTVVDAAAGLTDGTVDVADPHHLLSASSTAERALPPGRQGPGVSGADGVRVDSGPKPVMGTSTMDQSVHAPAGVAGAVGGFMLAAAVVCAILALVLGTEWLLGTVALALGGILAVRLAGDWLGTI
- the purQ gene encoding phosphoribosylformylglycinamidine synthase subunit PurQ is translated as MTRIGVITFPGTLDDVDAARAVRLAGAEPVSLWHKDADLHGVDAVVVPGGFSYGDYLRCGAIARFAPVMDEVIVAAERGMPVLGICNGFQVLTEAHLLPGALIRNNHQKFICREQRLRVESTTTAWTNLFEEGEEIVVPLKNGEGNFIASPDELDRLEGEGLVVFRYLDNPNGSARDIAGVRNQRGNVVGLMPHPEHAVEPGFGPDSPAGARQGVDGLRLFQSAISALVGA
- a CDS encoding phosphoribosylaminoimidazolesuccinocarboxamide synthase, with protein sequence MSVTSSPDAAAPPGAAQSPSAPGLPGWSHVSSGKVRDVYAPAGAGPWAGRDVLLIVASDRISAYDHILSTPVPDKGKVLTALSVWWFEQLADIVSSHLVSLDVPAAVVGRAMICRRLEMYPVECVARGYLTGSGLAEYRSSGTVCGLSLPAGLTEASRLPEPIFTPAAKAELGEHDENVSFERVVDMVGREAAEALRETTLALYARAADIARDRGIILADTKFEFGQDPATGALILGDEVLTPDSSRFWPADAWEPGRPTPSFDKQYVRDWLTSPASGWDRRSGEAPPALPDDVVQRTRQRYLEAYARLTGKPLDLGA
- the purS gene encoding phosphoribosylformylglycinamidine synthase subunit PurS yields the protein MGRIVVEVMPKPEILDPQGKAVMGNLPRLGFDQFTGVRQGRRFELTVEGPVTEEHLAAAAEAAEKLLSNPIIEDVVSVSAAPADGTDATSNSEEA
- the purD gene encoding phosphoribosylamine--glycine ligase gives rise to the protein MKILLLGSGAREHALARALASDPATTELVVAPGNPGTADIATNIKIDPTSPEEVVDLATQMAADLVVVGPEAPLVAGVADAVRDAGIPVFGPGAEAAQLEGSKSFAKRVMASAGVPTADSVTCTTEAELDTALRNYDAPYVVKDDGLAAGKGVVVTSDLEAALAHGRACLAKENGTVVVEDYLGGPEVSLFCVCDGATVRPLAPAQDFKRLGDGDVGPNTGGMGAYTPLTWAPDDLTEQVLREVAQPVVDEMARRGTAFIGLLYCGLALTDKGLRVVEFNVRFGDPETQAVLARLDSPLAQLLLAAATGRLAEVPAPRWSEQAAVDVVLAAPGYPGTVTTGGLITGIPDAEALDGVHVLHAGTARDDDGNLVASGGRVLSVVALGDTVADARARAYEAVAKIHLDGAQYRTDIAAGR
- a CDS encoding 2'-5' RNA ligase family protein, which produces METLHGFDERVGEFQVNSVPGEPVFGLPASLEEKVMPRVGVLRPFYGDTIAYFLDDRVRELAGEIAHDLHGRFGESLSRPLPIEMAHVTLHDLHAGPDRAQVWPLVEADAGKAAELVARARAVGPIRTRCTTVFNLVNTSVVVGIRAADEDEHRKLLSARALFDEIVPSGPFTPHITLAYYRPTAPTPLAPGALRAALSEFTARVTGTPVMLAPERLHVLHFDSMGNYWPAQLLPLAPS
- a CDS encoding NINE protein, which translates into the protein MPGYAQAAQAPAYGNGQPGYSQQPYAQQTAYPSPAYNVPYGQAEYMQPKSKAAAAVLAFFLGGAGVHNFYRGQTRRGIAHLCLIVAMIALFVIGGIIIVANTDDYGYTPDGPSIAAGFTFFLSWTVVAANSIWAFVEFIMILVSNDGSLE
- a CDS encoding glycosyltransferase; this encodes MRTIDVAPLPLSDLESHLDEVATRRLRAGVTAAQTLLEGRTVWTITPTSAAASGPAEIVAPLVGYALDIGIDARWLVLDAPREFNTIAARLHAGIHGDRGDGGKLAEKQRDIYEHVIASNAENVVDEIRDGDVVILHDPPTAGLAKALKAAGATVIWRCHLGAQDTGDTGQHAWAFLDRYLEEVDLVVVSRPNYRPPFVEPERCVVIAPSINPDSPKNRVLDLDEAWSVARLAGVFDGEPPFDAVAFVHEDGRPDSLGELPSLAGAGLPVPQGVRVVAQVSRWDRLKGGKELVDAFAENVAQLPADAHLLLVGPDPDPNRDAESAAVLGEVLDRWDLLPDSVASRVHIAAIPMHDRDVNAIVVNAVQRVANVVTQRSLVEAFGLPVAEAMWKKAPVVASAVGGIQDQIDDGVDGVLVDPANGAAWAQAVADVLRFPERARDMGLAAHESVRRDFLPDRHLLELVDAIARALE